From one bacterium genomic stretch:
- a CDS encoding ABC transporter ATP-binding protein, with protein MIILKNIFKIYKLDGVEITALNNISLNLEPAEFTSIMGASGSGKSTLLNIISCLDVPTNGSYKFLGQEVGNLNETELAKMRNKSFGFIFQSYNLLARTTALKNVEVPMIYAGIKKKERLERAKEALKSVGLIDRMNHKPSQLSGGQQQRIAIARALVNRPKILLADEPTGNLDSKSGREIMELLTRLNSQGNTIIMVTHDVNVARFGKRIIELKDGEIIRDGYI; from the coding sequence ATGATTATCCTGAAAAATATCTTTAAGATTTACAAACTTGATGGGGTAGAAATTACTGCCCTTAATAATATCTCCCTTAATCTTGAACCAGCCGAATTCACCAGCATTATGGGAGCATCCGGAAGTGGTAAATCTACTTTACTTAATATCATCAGTTGTCTGGATGTCCCAACTAATGGTTCTTATAAATTTTTAGGACAAGAGGTGGGTAACTTAAATGAAACAGAGCTGGCGAAGATGAGGAATAAATCCTTTGGCTTTATATTTCAGAGTTATAACCTGTTGGCGAGAACTACAGCTTTAAAGAATGTAGAAGTGCCTATGATTTATGCCGGGATAAAAAAGAAAGAAAGATTGGAAAGGGCAAAAGAGGCACTTAAATCCGTTGGTCTCATTGATAGGATGAACCATAAACCATCTCAATTATCCGGCGGTCAACAACAGAGAATTGCCATTGCCAGGGCATTAGTTAATCGTCCAAAGATTTTATTAGCCGATGAGCCCACGGGAAACCTTGATTCAAAATCAGGCAGGGAAATAATGGAACTTTTAACCAGGTTAAATAGTCAAGGTAATACCATCATTATGGTCACACACGATGTCAATGTAGCCAGGTTTGGCAAAAGAATTATTGAATTGAAGGATGGAGAGATTATAAGAGATGGATATATTTGA
- a CDS encoding ABC transporter permease yields the protein MDIFEGIAIAETSLRAHKLRSTLTILGVIIGVCAVITMIAVGKGAKSQIRESIRSLGTNLLMVNPGQFGRGHSFPAGGTTVKNLTLADANIFKEKISLIKEVSPELRSRVKVSFENMTTETQLTGALPSFLKVRNYQISQGRNFTQTELKGKKKVCILGKEVVNNLFGEYEPLSKKIKIKQHSFEVIGVLKEKGSQVMGNPDDVIYIPLSTMQRRILGQDNISVIYIEVKDERNMDDVCDNITYILRQRHNLKEKDDDDFTVRSQKDMLQTMQSVLGTFTMLLTSIAAVSLLVGGIGIMNIMLVSVIERTREIGIRKALGATPTDILIQFLIEAMILSLTGGLVGIILGIMVAKIISMIAGWTTIITFGSILLAFIFSVSIGVFFGLYPAKGAAGLKPIEALRYE from the coding sequence ATGGATATATTTGAAGGAATAGCAATTGCAGAAACTTCTCTTAGAGCACATAAACTCCGTTCTACACTTACAATCCTCGGAGTAATAATTGGTGTCTGTGCGGTAATCACAATGATTGCCGTAGGGAAAGGGGCAAAAAGCCAGATAAGGGAAAGTATTAGAAGCCTTGGGACAAATCTATTGATGGTTAACCCTGGTCAGTTTGGAAGAGGACATTCTTTTCCTGCTGGAGGCACTACGGTTAAAAACTTGACCTTAGCGGATGCAAATATCTTTAAAGAAAAAATTAGCTTAATAAAAGAGGTTTCACCCGAGTTGAGAAGTAGAGTAAAGGTTAGTTTTGAAAATATGACTACGGAAACCCAATTAACCGGTGCGCTACCATCATTTTTAAAAGTTAGAAATTACCAAATAAGCCAGGGGAGAAATTTTACCCAAACGGAATTAAAAGGGAAGAAAAAAGTATGTATATTGGGGAAAGAGGTAGTAAATAATCTTTTTGGTGAATATGAGCCTCTAAGTAAGAAGATAAAGATAAAACAACATAGTTTTGAAGTAATTGGGGTATTGAAAGAAAAGGGTTCCCAGGTAATGGGAAACCCGGATGATGTCATCTATATTCCTCTATCAACTATGCAAAGACGGATTTTGGGACAGGATAATATCTCGGTAATCTATATTGAGGTTAAAGATGAAAGAAATATGGACGATGTTTGCGATAATATCACCTATATCTTAAGGCAGCGGCATAATTTAAAAGAAAAAGATGATGATGATTTCACGGTTAGAAGTCAGAAAGATATGCTCCAAACCATGCAAAGTGTTTTGGGGACATTTACGATGCTTTTAACCAGTATTGCGGCTGTATCGCTGTTAGTTGGTGGAATAGGCATTATGAACATTATGTTAGTCTCTGTCATAGAGCGGACAAGAGAAATAGGGATAAGAAAGGCACTGGGAGCGACTCCAACTGATATTCTAATTCAATTCTTAATTGAGGCGATGATTTTAAGCTTGACTGGCGGGTTGGTGGGAATAATATTGGGTATTATGGTTGCGAAAATAATCTCGATGATAGCTGGCTGGACAACAATTATCACATTCGGTTCCATACTTCTGGCATTTATCTTTTCTGTTTCTATTGGGGTCTTTTTTGGGTTATACCCGGCAAAAGGAGCCGCAGGCTTGAAACCAATTGAGGCATTGAGGTATGAATAA